One Aneurinibacillus migulanus genomic region harbors:
- the hemE gene encoding uroporphyrinogen decarboxylase, whose amino-acid sequence MSTKPFNDNFLKACRGEAHDRVPAWYMRQAGRYQPEYRKIREKYSLFEITHRPEVCAEVTMLPIEQLDVDAAILFADIMTPMPAMGINVEIKSNIGPVIDNPITCKEDVEKLQPLHPSEDVPYILDTIKLLREQLSVPLIGFAGAPFTLASYLIEGGPSRNYYKTKAFMHSNPEAWHLLMDKLGEMTVTYLQAQIHAGAQAVQVFDSWVGALNAQDYRTYVAPVMNRIFSALEKENAPKIMFGVGAGHLLQEWNKLPLDVIGLDWRTSITQARQQGVSRTVQGNLDPGLLLADWPELEKKAKKILDEGMESPGFIFNLGHGVYPQVKVETLQRLTAFIHNYSAKK is encoded by the coding sequence ATGAGCACAAAGCCATTTAATGATAACTTTCTAAAAGCCTGTCGCGGCGAAGCACACGATCGTGTACCTGCCTGGTACATGAGACAAGCTGGCCGTTATCAGCCGGAATACCGGAAGATTCGTGAGAAATATTCACTGTTCGAGATTACGCATCGCCCGGAAGTATGTGCGGAAGTTACTATGCTTCCCATCGAACAATTGGACGTGGACGCCGCGATTTTGTTCGCTGATATCATGACCCCAATGCCAGCGATGGGCATTAATGTGGAGATTAAGTCGAACATCGGACCCGTTATCGATAATCCGATTACATGTAAAGAAGATGTGGAGAAGCTGCAACCGCTTCACCCGTCAGAAGACGTGCCATATATCCTTGATACGATCAAGCTGCTGCGTGAGCAACTGTCTGTGCCACTCATCGGATTCGCAGGCGCTCCATTTACGCTGGCCAGTTATTTAATTGAGGGCGGACCGTCACGTAATTATTATAAAACGAAAGCATTCATGCACTCGAACCCGGAAGCATGGCACCTTTTAATGGACAAGCTAGGAGAGATGACAGTTACGTACCTGCAAGCGCAAATCCATGCCGGTGCGCAAGCTGTTCAGGTGTTCGACTCATGGGTAGGAGCATTGAATGCGCAAGATTACAGAACATACGTGGCTCCTGTAATGAACCGTATCTTCTCTGCCTTGGAAAAAGAAAACGCACCGAAAATTATGTTCGGGGTCGGGGCCGGTCATCTACTTCAGGAATGGAATAAGCTGCCGCTTGATGTAATCGGACTTGATTGGCGAACAAGCATCACGCAAGCCCGTCAGCAAGGTGTGAGCAGAACCGTGCAGGGCAATCTCGATCCAGGTCTTCTGCTGGCTGATTGGCCGGAATTGGAGAAGAAAGCAAAAAAAATTCTGGATGAAGGTATGGAATCGCCGGGCTTCATCTTCAACCTGGGGCACGGAGTATATCCGCAGGTAAAGGTTGAAACCCTGCAACGCCTCACTGCATTCATTCACAACTATTCGGCGAAAAAATAA
- a CDS encoding 2-phosphosulfolactate phosphatase: MRIEVVQTVEEIRQEQIAGRTVIVIDVLKAGSTIVAALNCGFASVLPVETIGQAQALRSQNVVCAGERHGKKVAEFEYSNSPTAFRIPHEAGKQLVLTTTDGTIAISKAARAAHVLIGCFLNADACIREAIRRQLDITLYCAGTRHEFALEDGLAAGMMVHLARCLVPASKVCDLGKALEASYLQIGKSLPDFLLETATGKRLAQQHGKEEVLYCGRLNEVDIVPVLINKKLVNATSAKPGDEPPTPKA, translated from the coding sequence ATGAGGATTGAAGTCGTGCAGACAGTAGAGGAAATTCGGCAGGAGCAGATCGCTGGACGCACAGTTATTGTGATTGATGTGCTGAAAGCGGGGAGCACCATCGTGGCTGCGCTCAATTGTGGCTTTGCCTCCGTTCTTCCCGTTGAAACGATCGGGCAGGCGCAGGCTCTGCGCTCACAGAACGTTGTATGCGCCGGAGAAAGACATGGAAAAAAGGTAGCGGAATTCGAGTACAGCAACTCTCCTACCGCATTCCGCATTCCCCATGAGGCCGGCAAACAGCTTGTACTAACGACGACTGACGGTACGATCGCCATCAGCAAAGCGGCCCGTGCCGCACATGTGCTTATCGGTTGCTTTCTTAATGCTGATGCATGCATTAGAGAAGCCATCAGGCGCCAGTTGGATATTACGCTATACTGTGCAGGTACCCGCCACGAGTTTGCGCTTGAAGACGGATTAGCTGCCGGTATGATGGTTCATCTCGCTCGCTGCCTCGTACCCGCGAGCAAGGTCTGTGACCTAGGTAAAGCGCTTGAAGCAAGCTACTTGCAAATCGGAAAATCATTGCCGGATTTCTTGCTAGAGACAGCGACAGGAAAACGTCTCGCCCAGCAACATGGGAAAGAAGAAGTACTGTATTGCGGACGGCTTAATGAAGTTGATATCGTTCCGGTACTTATTAACAAAAAATTAGTTAATGCTACATCTGCCAAACCTGGCGATGAACCGCCCACACCAAAGGCGTAA
- a CDS encoding YqhV family protein: MLEKAIIGMATLRLLSGSLEVLAALMIIKVNEVEKALLINSSLALVGPPVLLLTTMIGLMGMADRISLTKILWILIGVTCILIGVRK, encoded by the coding sequence GTGCTGGAAAAAGCGATTATCGGTATGGCAACGTTGCGTCTTCTGTCAGGTTCGCTGGAAGTTCTGGCTGCACTTATGATTATTAAAGTGAATGAAGTAGAAAAAGCGCTATTGATTAATTCTAGTTTAGCATTGGTCGGGCCTCCAGTTCTCCTACTAACGACGATGATTGGCCTTATGGGAATGGCTGACCGGATAAGCCTGACGAAAATTCTATGGATTCTCATCGGTGTGACCTGTATTTTAATCGGAGTACGTAAATAG
- a CDS encoding M14 family zinc carboxypeptidase: MRYVTQKGDTVAKIANRFGTSVAGILSVNPSLGRKRYLVPGQVVIVPDTVSTYETQNGDTLYCITRLFGVSLQELRLANPWLGSIAQEEMLGPGTALMIPPTCLDGIVRTNEEYTPYDLARDTAALQESYPFLQMVTIGHSVAGKPLRAIRLGNGRKEVFYSGAWHANEWITASVLMKFVEDMARAYSEKEKLQGYDIEEIWDRFSIWIVPMVNPDGVELSVLGIDYAYPYYGEVLAINNGCDNFTGWTANIRGVDLNHQWPALWEEEARTSPQAPFPRHYGGPYPLSEPEARAVYEFTKGHDFLGVLAYHSQGQVIFWGFQHMEPAGSEEIVRRMQTLSTYTPVHTADSFAGYKDWFIQEHRRPGYTIEVGVGVNPVPIEQFDSIYHQNQGILLEAPLLFERYITV; the protein is encoded by the coding sequence ATGCGATATGTGACGCAAAAAGGAGATACAGTTGCCAAAATTGCCAATCGTTTTGGTACTAGTGTCGCGGGGATATTAAGTGTTAATCCATCACTTGGACGAAAGAGGTATTTGGTTCCCGGACAGGTAGTAATCGTACCTGATACGGTGTCCACCTACGAAACACAAAATGGTGATACTCTCTATTGTATTACGCGGCTATTCGGTGTATCACTGCAAGAATTGCGATTGGCGAATCCTTGGCTTGGAAGCATTGCACAGGAAGAGATGCTTGGGCCCGGGACGGCGCTTATGATTCCACCCACTTGCCTAGACGGAATTGTTCGCACAAACGAGGAATATACGCCATACGATCTGGCGAGGGATACAGCGGCATTGCAGGAGAGCTATCCGTTCTTGCAGATGGTAACGATCGGTCATTCTGTTGCGGGAAAACCGTTGCGGGCGATCCGGCTGGGAAATGGACGCAAGGAGGTATTCTACAGTGGGGCATGGCATGCTAACGAATGGATAACGGCGTCCGTGTTAATGAAATTCGTAGAAGATATGGCGCGAGCCTATTCCGAGAAAGAAAAGCTGCAGGGATATGATATCGAAGAGATATGGGATCGGTTCAGCATCTGGATTGTACCGATGGTAAATCCAGACGGTGTAGAGCTCTCAGTGCTTGGTATTGATTATGCTTATCCGTATTACGGGGAAGTGCTGGCGATTAACAACGGTTGCGATAATTTTACAGGATGGACCGCTAATATCCGCGGCGTCGACTTAAATCACCAGTGGCCGGCGTTATGGGAGGAAGAGGCGAGAACAAGTCCACAGGCGCCATTTCCTCGTCATTATGGGGGCCCTTATCCATTATCTGAGCCGGAAGCACGAGCGGTGTATGAGTTTACGAAGGGTCATGATTTTCTGGGGGTATTAGCGTATCATTCGCAGGGACAAGTAATCTTCTGGGGATTTCAGCATATGGAGCCTGCCGGCAGCGAGGAAATTGTCCGCCGGATGCAGACGTTGAGTACGTATACTCCCGTGCATACGGCAGACAGTTTTGCTGGCTATAAAGATTGGTTTATTCAGGAGCACCGCCGTCCTGGTTATACCATTGAAGTGGGGGTAGGTGTAAATCCTGTACCGATTGAGCAATTCGATTCGATTTATCACCAGAACCAGGGAATTTTGCTGGAAGCGCCCTTGCTGTTTGAACGATATATAACCGTCTAG
- a CDS encoding sulfite exporter TauE/SafE family protein translates to MEHISTDMLLFIMAAGFLASFIDSVVGGGGLISIPALLLTGLPSTVVLGTNKLASTMSSCTSTISFMRSGKINLRMVGWLFPLSLIGSAIGAYTVTKIPPEFLKPLVVVLLILVTIYTLFKKDWGNESTYRGATKKIVFFAIMTALIIGFYDGFFGPGTGSFLLFAFLLMGFDFVGAAGNSKVLNFASNIAGLAMFMALGAVNYEYGIPMGIAMVAGALLGSQVAIRKGASYVKPLFVSVTALLIGKQLWDMMH, encoded by the coding sequence ATGGAACATATCAGTACGGACATGCTGCTGTTTATTATGGCTGCGGGCTTCCTGGCCTCGTTCATCGATTCAGTCGTTGGCGGCGGAGGCTTGATCTCAATCCCAGCTTTGCTGTTGACTGGTCTTCCGTCCACGGTAGTACTTGGGACAAATAAGCTGGCCAGCACCATGTCTTCATGCACAAGTACGATTTCATTTATGCGTTCAGGTAAAATCAATCTGCGGATGGTAGGGTGGCTGTTTCCGCTCTCGCTTATCGGTTCAGCTATAGGCGCCTATACAGTAACAAAGATTCCACCTGAATTCCTCAAACCGCTTGTCGTCGTTTTGTTAATCCTGGTCACAATTTACACGCTCTTCAAGAAAGACTGGGGCAACGAGTCTACATATAGGGGTGCAACGAAGAAGATTGTATTTTTCGCCATTATGACCGCTCTTATTATCGGTTTTTATGACGGATTTTTCGGCCCCGGAACAGGGTCGTTTCTTTTGTTTGCGTTTCTTCTTATGGGATTCGATTTTGTCGGTGCCGCCGGAAATTCCAAGGTACTTAACTTCGCTAGCAACATTGCGGGCCTTGCTATGTTCATGGCCTTAGGTGCCGTAAATTATGAGTACGGAATTCCAATGGGCATTGCGATGGTGGCAGGCGCGTTGCTCGGATCGCAGGTAGCCATCCGCAAAGGCGCAAGCTATGTAAAACCGCTCTTTGTCAGTGTGACTGCGCTGCTCATCGGCAAACAGCTCTGGGATATGATGCACTAG
- a CDS encoding ArsB/NhaD family transporter has protein sequence MEQQAIYAIIIFLITYALIISEKIHRTIVAMLGATLMIVFGIVNQETALHHIDFNTLGLLTGMMIIVTVTAQTGLFKYIAIWAAKKAKGDPIRILVALGLITAFASAFLDNVTTVLLMVPVTFSITRQLRVSPMPYLLTQIFTSNIGGTATLIGDPPNIMIGSAVKELTFAAFIFNLAPIIIVILTVTVGILAFWYRKQLKTTPDLQQELMQMSAEDELSDPTLLKKCLLILALTIAGFFAHQALHIESATVALTGAFLLLLLTGEHYLEDALTRVEWTTIFFFVGLFVLVSGLVETGVIAKLAQEAIALTGGDLTATAMLILWMSAIASAFVDNIPFVATMIPMIQEMGKIGLTDLEPLWWSLALGACLGGNGTLIGASANVIVAGMAAKEGHHISFLKFMAIGFPLMILSIVISTIYVYLRYLM, from the coding sequence ATGGAACAGCAAGCGATTTACGCCATAATTATTTTCTTAATTACGTATGCGCTCATTATTTCAGAGAAAATCCATCGCACGATCGTGGCTATGCTCGGTGCCACGTTAATGATCGTATTTGGCATTGTAAATCAGGAAACGGCCCTGCATCATATCGATTTCAATACGTTGGGGCTGTTGACCGGGATGATGATTATTGTTACGGTTACGGCTCAGACCGGATTGTTCAAGTACATAGCGATTTGGGCGGCCAAGAAAGCTAAAGGCGACCCGATACGCATTCTTGTTGCGCTGGGACTTATTACCGCTTTTGCTTCTGCTTTTCTTGACAATGTGACGACGGTGCTGCTCATGGTACCGGTAACATTCAGTATTACACGCCAGCTTCGGGTATCGCCGATGCCGTATCTGCTGACGCAAATTTTTACTTCCAATATTGGGGGAACGGCCACACTAATCGGAGATCCGCCCAACATTATGATTGGAAGCGCAGTCAAAGAGTTGACATTTGCCGCTTTTATTTTTAATCTCGCACCGATTATTATTGTCATCCTGACCGTCACTGTCGGTATTCTTGCTTTTTGGTACCGCAAGCAGTTGAAAACGACGCCTGATCTACAGCAGGAATTGATGCAAATGAGCGCTGAGGACGAGCTATCAGACCCGACACTGCTAAAGAAATGCCTACTCATTCTGGCGCTGACTATCGCCGGATTCTTCGCTCACCAAGCGTTGCATATCGAGTCGGCGACTGTTGCGTTGACCGGGGCATTTCTGTTATTGCTCCTGACCGGCGAACATTATCTTGAGGATGCTTTGACCCGCGTGGAATGGACAACCATCTTCTTTTTCGTTGGGCTATTCGTGCTTGTATCCGGTCTGGTCGAGACAGGAGTCATTGCAAAGCTGGCACAGGAGGCAATCGCATTGACCGGCGGAGATTTGACGGCTACAGCCATGCTCATTTTGTGGATGAGTGCCATTGCTTCTGCTTTCGTAGATAATATTCCGTTCGTTGCTACCATGATTCCGATGATTCAGGAGATGGGCAAAATCGGTCTCACTGATCTTGAGCCGCTCTGGTGGTCTCTCGCTCTGGGGGCGTGTCTCGGCGGGAACGGTACGCTGATCGGTGCCAGTGCCAATGTGATTGTGGCGGGAATGGCTGCCAAAGAAGGTCACCATATTTCATTCTTGAAGTTTATGGCGATTGGCTTTCCGTTGATGATTTTGTCGATTGTTATTTCGACCATATACGTGTATTTACGCTATTTGATGTAG
- a CDS encoding M20/M25/M40 family metallo-hydrolase, whose protein sequence is MLSCYEDVLSLTKKLVHTESIVNTEGEQLLAEQLYEMLKSWTYFNEHPEQVRCVQTVNDHIRRSNVLACIRGTKAASARTVILMGHIDTVGIDDFGHLKDKACRPDELKEALADESLPSAIRQQLDSGEWMFGRGVLDMKSGVASNLYLLRYYAEHPEELAGNLVLIAECDEEDSSHGILSALYPLQEWKQQYDFEYVAAINSDLVSPRYEGDENRYVYKGTVGKLLPSFFITGAETHVGACFEGLDPNFIASELTRRINYNPELSDEAYGESTAPPVSLKQMDLKPSYTVQTALAAYVYYNFLVHSWSPKKVLEKLKEQAHLAFDSVLQLFEERYRAYCARSGEPYQEIPWTSRVYTYEEMNELLTRDWGDAYTRHMETYMRELLADTSLDSRMYAARVVEEAWKWMKDKRPAIIIFYSSIYSPRVELTDKTENERNLSLALEQAVAYVQPHYEHPIQIRHFFPYISDMSFVALSDDEESIRSEADNNPAFGQKYSVDYEAIRNLNVPVINVGPYGYDAHKKYERIEMTFSLEIVPNITNQIIRSLLA, encoded by the coding sequence ATGCTATCTTGCTATGAAGACGTACTTTCATTGACCAAAAAGCTCGTTCACACGGAAAGCATCGTCAATACAGAAGGAGAACAGCTTCTTGCAGAACAGCTATACGAAATGCTAAAGTCGTGGACATACTTTAATGAGCACCCTGAGCAAGTGCGCTGCGTCCAAACAGTGAATGATCATATCAGACGCTCTAATGTTCTGGCATGCATCCGTGGTACAAAAGCAGCAAGCGCTCGCACGGTGATTCTAATGGGACATATCGATACAGTAGGTATTGATGATTTCGGACATCTGAAAGACAAGGCTTGCCGACCGGATGAACTGAAGGAAGCTCTCGCAGATGAGTCCCTTCCGTCTGCTATTCGGCAGCAATTAGATTCTGGTGAGTGGATGTTTGGTCGCGGCGTTCTTGATATGAAAAGCGGGGTAGCCAGCAATCTTTATCTGCTTCGCTACTATGCGGAGCATCCCGAGGAGTTAGCCGGTAATCTGGTGCTTATAGCGGAATGTGATGAAGAAGACAGCTCACACGGCATTCTCTCTGCACTGTATCCACTACAGGAATGGAAGCAACAATACGACTTCGAATACGTGGCGGCTATTAATTCCGATCTGGTCTCCCCTCGTTACGAAGGCGACGAAAACCGCTACGTATATAAAGGCACCGTAGGTAAACTGTTACCGTCCTTTTTCATTACAGGTGCAGAAACACATGTAGGCGCTTGCTTTGAAGGGCTTGATCCGAACTTCATTGCGTCAGAACTAACACGGCGCATTAATTACAACCCGGAATTATCCGATGAGGCATATGGGGAAAGCACTGCACCACCAGTCTCATTGAAACAGATGGACTTGAAGCCTTCCTATACGGTGCAGACTGCACTTGCAGCTTACGTCTACTATAATTTTCTCGTTCACTCCTGGTCTCCAAAAAAAGTACTGGAGAAGTTGAAGGAGCAGGCGCACCTTGCTTTTGATAGCGTTCTACAACTCTTCGAGGAACGGTATCGCGCTTATTGTGCACGCAGCGGTGAACCTTATCAAGAAATCCCCTGGACAAGCCGCGTATATACATATGAAGAAATGAACGAACTTCTTACGCGTGACTGGGGTGATGCATATACCAGGCATATGGAGACATACATGCGTGAGCTATTAGCAGATACAAGTCTGGATAGCCGGATGTATGCTGCGCGTGTCGTCGAGGAAGCATGGAAATGGATGAAGGATAAGCGTCCAGCAATTATCATTTTCTACTCCTCCATCTATTCACCGCGCGTGGAGCTGACGGATAAGACGGAGAACGAGCGGAACTTAAGTCTGGCGCTTGAACAGGCGGTAGCATATGTGCAGCCGCATTATGAGCATCCGATTCAAATCAGGCATTTCTTCCCCTACATCTCGGATATGAGCTTCGTAGCGCTTAGCGACGATGAAGAAAGCATACGAAGCGAAGCAGATAATAATCCGGCTTTCGGTCAGAAATACAGTGTGGATTACGAGGCGATCCGTAATCTTAATGTGCCGGTCATTAACGTTGGGCCATACGGCTATGACGCACACAAAAAATACGAGCGTATTGAAATGACATTCTCGCTAGAGATTGTCCCCAACATTACGAATCAGATTATCCGGTCGCTACTTGCATAA
- a CDS encoding ABC transporter substrate-binding protein produces MLKKTWGMLAMVGLLAMLLLAGCSSSQGAKETANKPTEDSKTQEEKLKLIEEGTLSFASSGLYKPFNFKKDGQLTGFDVEIGNEIAKRMGLKPKPVTNPWETIIQGLKGNKYDAIIGSMSITPERAAQVDFTDPYYISGAQIFVSESNNTITSKEDLKDKTIGVVQSSTFKDLATKYTSKVKSFPSDVYALQDLPPGRLDAVITDKMVGINAINEQNVKLKTVGELLYEDKIGMAVNKGNTELLNQMNKALADMIQDGTYEKISMKWFNRNILK; encoded by the coding sequence ATTTTGAAGAAAACATGGGGAATGCTAGCAATGGTTGGATTGCTCGCTATGCTGCTTCTGGCAGGTTGTTCATCCTCACAGGGGGCGAAAGAAACAGCGAACAAGCCTACAGAGGACAGCAAAACGCAGGAAGAAAAATTGAAATTAATAGAGGAAGGAACTCTATCGTTTGCTTCAAGCGGCTTGTACAAGCCTTTCAATTTTAAAAAAGACGGACAGCTTACCGGATTTGATGTAGAGATTGGCAATGAAATCGCTAAGAGAATGGGGCTCAAGCCAAAGCCTGTCACAAACCCGTGGGAAACGATTATTCAGGGCCTGAAAGGGAATAAGTACGATGCAATCATCGGTAGCATGTCTATTACACCGGAGCGTGCTGCTCAGGTTGACTTTACGGACCCTTACTATATTTCAGGGGCCCAAATCTTCGTATCCGAGTCGAACAACACGATTACCTCTAAAGAAGACTTGAAAGACAAAACGATCGGTGTGGTACAATCCAGCACGTTCAAAGACTTGGCTACCAAATATACATCGAAAGTCAAAAGCTTTCCAAGTGACGTCTACGCATTGCAAGACTTACCACCAGGACGCCTGGACGCGGTCATTACGGACAAGATGGTTGGAATTAACGCAATTAACGAACAGAACGTAAAACTTAAGACAGTAGGCGAGCTGTTATATGAAGATAAAATCGGTATGGCCGTCAATAAAGGCAATACAGAACTGTTAAATCAGATGAATAAGGCGCTTGCAGACATGATTCAGGATGGCACATACGAGAAAATCAGCATGAAGTGGTTCAACCGAAACATATTGAAATAA
- a CDS encoding amino acid ABC transporter permease, with protein MGAFFQNITQIFQTHGLAFLKASWITIEITAVSLVFATIIGLIFAFFKISGNILLQRIADIYITLIRGTPLIVQLMFLYYGISSLVTLSDFTAGALALGIHSGAYIAEIFRGAIQSIDRGQMEAARSLGMPYPLAMRRIIFPQALKRAIPPLGNQFIIGLKDSSLIAYIAVTELFNTALSVQGENYMPFETYFVVGVYYLILVFIFTLILNKVEARLDTGRSKTKKSRGEVRAA; from the coding sequence ATGGGAGCTTTCTTTCAAAACATTACACAAATCTTTCAAACGCATGGTCTCGCTTTTTTAAAAGCTTCGTGGATTACGATAGAAATAACAGCCGTATCGCTTGTCTTCGCCACGATTATTGGACTTATTTTCGCCTTCTTTAAAATTTCAGGCAATATTCTTCTGCAAAGAATAGCAGACATCTATATTACCTTAATTCGTGGAACTCCGCTTATCGTACAGCTAATGTTCTTATACTATGGGATTTCAAGTCTTGTGACGTTAAGCGATTTTACCGCCGGTGCCTTAGCGCTTGGCATTCATTCCGGGGCTTATATCGCAGAAATCTTCCGGGGAGCCATTCAATCTATCGATAGAGGCCAGATGGAAGCTGCCCGTTCGTTAGGAATGCCGTACCCACTCGCCATGAGGCGAATCATTTTTCCTCAAGCACTCAAAAGAGCGATTCCCCCCCTGGGTAATCAATTTATTATTGGCTTGAAGGATTCTTCTCTCATAGCGTATATAGCGGTTACCGAATTGTTCAATACAGCCCTTTCGGTGCAGGGAGAGAATTATATGCCTTTTGAGACGTATTTCGTTGTAGGTGTCTATTACCTCATTCTTGTCTTTATCTTTACTTTGATTCTAAATAAAGTCGAAGCCAGACTAGACACAGGAAGAAGTAAAACGAAAAAATCACGGGGCGAGGTGAGGGCTGCATGA
- a CDS encoding amino acid ABC transporter ATP-binding protein produces the protein MIRIKNLTKSFGELQVLKDISMEIGKSEVVVLIGASGSGKSTLLRCLNFLEIADSGEIQIEGEKIHPQKNNLNHVRQEVGMVFQHFNLFPHMSVLENVMEAPVHVRKVNKSAARQKAIELLIKVGLADKANVYPEQLSGGQKQRVAIARALAMEPKVMLFDEPTSALDPELVGEVLQVMKELAKEGMTMVVVTHEMGFAREVADRVVMLADGVIVEEGHPTDIFTSPKHERTQRFLKQIV, from the coding sequence ATGATTCGAATCAAAAACCTAACCAAGTCATTTGGAGAGCTGCAGGTATTAAAGGATATCAGCATGGAAATCGGCAAAAGTGAGGTCGTGGTCTTAATCGGGGCGAGCGGTTCAGGCAAAAGCACACTGCTTCGATGCTTAAACTTTCTAGAAATCGCTGATAGTGGGGAAATCCAGATTGAAGGTGAGAAGATTCATCCGCAGAAAAATAATCTAAATCATGTCAGGCAAGAAGTTGGGATGGTCTTTCAGCACTTTAATCTATTTCCTCATATGTCGGTACTGGAAAATGTAATGGAAGCCCCTGTCCATGTTCGAAAAGTAAATAAGTCAGCAGCGAGACAAAAAGCGATAGAGTTATTAATAAAGGTCGGTCTTGCTGATAAGGCGAATGTGTACCCAGAACAGCTATCTGGTGGGCAAAAGCAACGGGTGGCGATTGCGCGGGCATTGGCGATGGAGCCGAAAGTTATGCTATTCGATGAACCGACCTCGGCCCTTGACCCCGAGCTGGTGGGAGAGGTGTTACAGGTAATGAAAGAATTAGCCAAAGAAGGGATGACGATGGTAGTCGTCACGCATGAGATGGGCTTTGCTAGAGAAGTGGCTGACCGGGTCGTTATGCTGGCGGATGGCGTAATCGTAGAAGAAGGGCATCCGACCGATATTTTTACGTCTCCGAAGCATGAAAGAACCCAGCGTTTTCTTAAACAAATCGTTTAG
- a CDS encoding serine/threonine protein kinase, translating into MELTVDDVCLGEGTIIKNTYKIKKVIHRSELSIVYIGHHIKSKEIQIIKEYFPKALALRDLDNKSMLCRLPSSKGKYYELMEAFFNEAVIIRGLHHKNIVEYIDHFEENGTGYIVMKYYKGKTLDTYIREEKEISMSYLFKNIILPLLHTLQFIHKQGIIHRDIKPGNILINEDGSPVLLDFGSAIYYKNQSNHKIFTSSGFSPLEFYSEKAKQGRYSDIYSFAATLYYCLSRRVPLDVSERLIEDRIENIKQYNKNITSLLSRMIMWGLSINSRERCHSLKLFKAVFYVEYLRLKSIEIWMEKREKKKEMANPQFVKKDMH; encoded by the coding sequence ATGGAATTGACGGTAGATGATGTGTGCCTTGGAGAAGGTACGATAATAAAGAATACATATAAAATAAAAAAAGTCATTCATCGCAGTGAGTTATCTATCGTATATATTGGACATCATATAAAGAGCAAAGAGATTCAGATTATCAAAGAGTACTTTCCGAAGGCGTTAGCCTTACGGGATTTAGACAATAAAAGTATGCTATGCCGACTTCCTTCTTCCAAAGGAAAATACTATGAACTAATGGAAGCTTTTTTTAATGAAGCGGTAATAATAAGGGGGTTACATCATAAAAACATTGTTGAATATATTGACCATTTCGAGGAGAATGGTACAGGTTACATTGTGATGAAATACTATAAGGGTAAGACGCTCGATACATACATAAGAGAAGAAAAAGAAATCTCTATGAGTTATTTATTTAAAAATATTATTCTTCCTTTACTACATACATTACAGTTTATACATAAGCAAGGAATAATTCACCGTGATATAAAGCCAGGAAATATCCTTATTAATGAGGATGGGAGCCCGGTACTCCTTGATTTTGGCTCTGCTATTTATTACAAAAATCAATCCAATCATAAGATATTTACTAGTTCTGGATTTTCTCCTTTGGAATTTTACTCGGAAAAGGCAAAGCAAGGTAGATATTCGGATATTTATAGTTTTGCGGCTACACTATATTACTGTTTAAGTAGAAGAGTTCCATTGGACGTATCCGAAAGATTGATAGAGGACAGGATAGAAAATATAAAGCAGTATAATAAGAATATAACTTCTTTGTTATCTAGAATGATTATGTGGGGGCTTTCAATAAACAGTAGAGAAAGATGCCATTCCTTGAAGCTTTTTAAAGCCGTTTTTTATGTAGAGTATCTTCGTTTAAAAAGCATAGAGATATGGATGGAGAAGCGTGAAAAGAAAAAGGAAATGGCTAACCCCCAATTCGTGAAAAAAGATATGCACTGA